Proteins found in one Subtercola endophyticus genomic segment:
- a CDS encoding ATP-dependent Clp protease ATP-binding subunit: protein MFERFTDRARRVVVLAQEEAKMLNHNYIGTEHILLGLIHEGEGVAAKALESLGISLDAVREQVQDIIGQGQQQPTGHIPFTPRAKKVLELSLREALQLGHNYIGTEHILLGLIREGEGVAAQVLVKLGADLNRVRQQVIQLLSGYQGKEAVAVGGNDQAPDKGSQILDQFGRNLTQAARDNKLDPVIGREKEIERVMQILSRRSKNNPVLIGEPGVGKTAVVEGLAQAIVRGDVPETLKDKQLYTLDLGSLIAGSRYRGDFEERLKKVTKEIRTRGDIITFIDEIHTLVGAGAAEGAIDAASILKPLLARGELQTIGATTLDEYRKHFEKDAALERRFQPIQVAEPSLPHAINILKGLRDKYEAFHKVSITDGAIVAAANLSDRYVSDRFLPDKAIDLIDEAGARLRLSILSAPPELREFDERIALVRGRKEAAIEEQDFEKAASLRDEEKNLLGERLRLEKKWKSGDVKSSGIVDEGLIAEVLAQATGIPVFKLTEEESSRLMFMEKALHERVIGQEEAIAALSRTIRRTRSGLKDPKRPSGSFIFAGPTGVGKTELAKALAEFLFDDEGALISLDMSEYGEKHTVSRLFGAPPGFVGFEEGGQLTEKVRRKPFSVVLFDEIEKAHPDIFNSLLQVLEEGRLTDGQGRVVDFKNTVIIMTTNLGTKDITGSPIGFQSQTNTSTSYDRMKGKVNEELKKHFKPEFLNRVDDTIVFPQLSQSELLQIVDLFIGRLRDRLMDRDLTIELSLAAKERLIQVGFDPSLGARPLRRAMQNEVEDRLSERILTGDLNAGDHIYTDFVDGEFTFLTTSPEPLAAITAGDVAEAGAGTATIVE from the coding sequence ATGTTTGAGAGATTTACAGACCGAGCCCGTCGCGTCGTCGTTTTGGCCCAAGAAGAGGCCAAGATGCTCAACCACAACTACATCGGTACCGAGCACATTCTGCTCGGTCTCATCCACGAGGGCGAAGGGGTCGCCGCCAAGGCGCTCGAGTCGCTCGGCATCTCGCTCGACGCTGTGCGCGAGCAGGTGCAAGACATCATCGGCCAAGGCCAGCAGCAGCCGACCGGGCACATCCCGTTCACGCCGCGTGCCAAGAAGGTGCTCGAGCTTTCGCTTCGCGAGGCTCTGCAGCTCGGCCACAACTACATCGGTACCGAGCACATTCTGCTCGGTCTCATTCGCGAGGGCGAGGGCGTCGCAGCCCAGGTTCTCGTGAAGCTCGGCGCCGACCTCAACCGCGTGCGCCAGCAGGTCATTCAGCTTCTCTCGGGTTACCAAGGCAAGGAGGCGGTTGCTGTGGGAGGCAATGACCAGGCTCCCGACAAGGGGTCGCAGATTCTTGACCAGTTCGGGCGCAACCTCACGCAGGCTGCTCGCGACAACAAGCTCGACCCGGTCATCGGGCGCGAGAAAGAGATCGAGCGCGTCATGCAGATCTTGTCGCGCCGTTCGAAGAACAACCCGGTTCTCATCGGTGAGCCGGGCGTCGGCAAGACCGCTGTGGTCGAGGGCCTCGCGCAGGCGATCGTTCGCGGTGACGTTCCCGAGACGCTGAAAGACAAGCAGCTCTACACGCTCGACCTCGGTTCGCTCATCGCCGGCAGCCGCTACCGCGGTGACTTCGAAGAGCGTCTGAAGAAGGTCACCAAGGAGATTCGCACCCGCGGTGACATCATCACGTTCATCGACGAGATCCACACGCTCGTCGGTGCGGGTGCTGCCGAGGGTGCCATCGATGCTGCCTCGATTCTCAAGCCGCTGCTCGCCCGCGGTGAGCTGCAGACCATCGGTGCGACCACGCTCGACGAGTACCGCAAGCACTTCGAGAAAGATGCAGCTCTTGAGCGCCGGTTCCAGCCGATTCAGGTCGCGGAGCCGTCGCTGCCTCACGCCATCAACATCTTGAAGGGCCTGCGCGACAAGTACGAGGCGTTCCACAAGGTGTCGATCACCGATGGCGCCATCGTGGCCGCGGCGAACCTCAGCGACCGGTACGTCTCCGACCGCTTCCTTCCCGACAAGGCCATCGACCTGATCGACGAGGCCGGCGCACGCCTGCGCCTCTCGATTCTCTCGGCCCCGCCGGAGCTGCGCGAGTTCGACGAGCGCATCGCGCTGGTTCGCGGTCGTAAAGAGGCCGCGATCGAGGAGCAGGACTTCGAGAAGGCAGCCTCGCTGCGCGACGAAGAGAAGAACCTGCTCGGCGAGCGTCTGCGCCTAGAGAAGAAGTGGAAGTCGGGCGACGTCAAGTCGTCGGGCATCGTCGACGAGGGGCTGATCGCCGAGGTTCTAGCTCAGGCCACGGGCATCCCGGTGTTCAAGCTCACCGAAGAAGAGTCCTCTCGCCTCATGTTCATGGAGAAGGCGCTGCACGAGCGTGTCATCGGGCAAGAAGAGGCCATCGCGGCTCTCTCGCGCACGATCCGCCGCACGCGGTCGGGCCTGAAAGACCCGAAGCGCCCCTCGGGCTCGTTCATCTTCGCTGGCCCCACGGGTGTCGGTAAGACCGAGCTCGCCAAGGCGCTCGCCGAGTTCTTGTTCGACGACGAGGGCGCGCTCATCTCGCTCGACATGTCGGAGTACGGCGAGAAGCACACCGTTTCGCGCCTGTTCGGTGCCCCTCCCGGGTTCGTCGGCTTCGAAGAGGGCGGCCAGCTCACCGAGAAGGTGCGCCGCAAGCCGTTCAGCGTGGTGCTGTTCGACGAGATCGAGAAGGCTCACCCGGATATCTTCAACTCGTTGCTGCAGGTACTCGAAGAGGGTCGTCTGACCGACGGCCAGGGCCGCGTGGTCGACTTCAAGAACACCGTGATCATCATGACCACCAACCTCGGTACGAAAGACATCACGGGTTCGCCGATCGGTTTCCAGTCGCAGACGAACACGTCCACGTCGTACGACCGCATGAAGGGCAAGGTCAACGAAGAGCTGAAGAAGCACTTCAAGCCCGAGTTCTTGAACCGCGTCGACGACACCATCGTGTTCCCGCAGCTGTCGCAGTCGGAGCTTCTGCAGATCGTCGATCTGTTCATCGGCCGCCTTCGCGACCGCCTGATGGATCGCGACCTCACCATCGAGCTGTCGCTCGCGGCGAAGGAGCGCCTCATCCAGGTCGGGTTCGACCCGTCGCTCGGTGCTCGTCCGCTGCGTCGTGCGATGCAGAATGAGGTCGAAGACCGGCTGTCTGAGCGCATCCTCACGGGTGACCTCAACGCGGGCGACCACATCTACACCGACTTCGTCGACGGGGAGTTCACCTTCCTCACCACCTCGCCCGAGCCGCTGGCCGCCATCACGGCGGGCGACGTCGCCGAGGCAGGTGCGGGTACGGCGACGATCGTCGAGTAG
- a CDS encoding amino-acid N-acetyltransferase — MTTPDVSAARPATGSITVRRARTSDVPWIQRLVEPLVQQRILLGKDSVVFYEAVQEFRIAVDADGTPIGCGALHVFWEDLGEVRTLAVDEAWLGRGVGHALLNAIEQDARDLGLSRLFCLTFEVPFFERHGFIASPLSLVDPEVYAELVRSPDEGVAEFLDLARVKPNTLGNTRMLKHL; from the coding sequence ATGACCACTCCTGACGTGTCCGCCGCTCGCCCCGCAACTGGGTCGATCACGGTGCGACGCGCCCGCACGTCTGATGTGCCGTGGATTCAGCGCCTCGTCGAACCTCTGGTGCAGCAGCGCATTCTGCTCGGCAAAGATTCCGTGGTCTTCTACGAGGCCGTGCAGGAGTTCCGCATCGCCGTCGACGCAGACGGAACCCCGATCGGCTGCGGCGCCTTACACGTGTTCTGGGAAGACCTCGGCGAGGTTCGCACTCTCGCGGTCGACGAGGCCTGGCTCGGCCGGGGGGTCGGGCACGCACTGCTGAACGCGATCGAACAGGATGCTCGAGACTTGGGCCTCTCGCGACTGTTCTGCCTCACGTTCGAGGTGCCGTTCTTCGAGCGCCACGGGTTCATCGCCTCTCCGCTCTCGCTCGTCGATCCCGAGGTGTACGCCGAACTGGTGCGCTCGCCCGACGAAGGCGTCGCCGAGTTTCTCGACCTCGCCCGCGTGAAACCGAACACTCTCGGCAACACGCGCATGCTGAAGCACCTCTGA
- a CDS encoding 8-oxo-dGTP diphosphatase: MSGYEVCVCYLTRTRPDGRREVLLGRKRTGLGLGKIVGPGGKVEHGESPLEAIVREVAEETGIRVPPSSLREAGRLEYEFPFRSAWSQNSTVFVGEEWSGSPEASDELAPEWFAVDELPFDEMWHDARFWLPRVLAGERVQAWFSFRDDNQTVAESSLPLG; this comes from the coding sequence GTGTCCGGATACGAGGTGTGCGTGTGCTACCTCACGCGCACCAGGCCGGATGGCCGCCGCGAGGTTCTGCTGGGGCGTAAACGCACCGGGCTGGGCCTCGGCAAGATCGTCGGCCCCGGGGGCAAGGTGGAGCACGGCGAGAGCCCGCTCGAGGCCATCGTGCGCGAGGTGGCGGAGGAAACGGGCATCCGGGTGCCGCCTTCGTCGCTTCGGGAGGCGGGGCGGCTCGAGTACGAGTTTCCGTTCCGAAGCGCGTGGAGCCAGAATTCGACCGTATTTGTGGGCGAAGAGTGGTCGGGCTCGCCGGAAGCGTCTGACGAGCTCGCTCCGGAGTGGTTTGCCGTCGACGAGCTGCCATTCGACGAGATGTGGCACGACGCGCGGTTCTGGTTGCCGCGGGTGCTCGCCGGCGAGCGTGTGCAGGCGTGGTTCTCTTTCCGCGATGACAACCAGACGGTGGCGGAGTCGAGCCTGCCGCTGGGCTGA
- a CDS encoding alpha/beta hydrolase has translation MTPIPLRVRAWGWFMDRFDSMHIATMSPTDIAHNQTMQHVPAPLRRLLFGARDRRVAVDDRTLPPAPGSTTGIPIRIYRPRLAPSPRTSRAGATTPNPGIGAGTGTGTGTDTATSTTPSGSLPIALYLHGGGWTLFGALDMCDWLPSRVAAELGAIVVAVDYRLAPQHPFPAAVDDCQAALDWVSANATALGADPARLAVFGDSAGGNLAAVLSLLARDDADSAAAATATSTSTPPPPEATRGLSPGAAAPRIAAQALIYPVTDTVLDDASMRANAHSPVLHQADMAAFFDYYLGPDATSAARVDARAAPARASTFANLPPALVQLGAHDVLHDQGLSYARQLGADGTEVTVITYPEAPHGWVTYPGILRVATRAADDLVEFLRRHLG, from the coding sequence ATGACCCCGATTCCGCTGCGCGTGCGCGCCTGGGGCTGGTTCATGGACCGCTTCGACTCGATGCACATCGCCACCATGAGCCCGACCGACATCGCGCACAACCAGACCATGCAGCACGTGCCGGCGCCCCTTCGCCGGCTGCTTTTCGGCGCGCGCGATCGGCGAGTGGCAGTGGATGATCGAACCCTCCCACCCGCGCCGGGCAGCACCACGGGCATCCCGATCCGCATCTACCGGCCCCGCCTCGCTCCGTCGCCGCGAACCTCGCGCGCCGGCGCCACAACCCCAAACCCGGGCATCGGCGCTGGCACCGGCACCGGCACCGGCACCGACACTGCCACCAGCACCACACCCTCAGGCAGCCTCCCCATCGCCCTCTACCTTCACGGCGGCGGCTGGACCCTTTTCGGCGCACTCGACATGTGCGACTGGCTGCCGTCGCGGGTGGCCGCCGAGCTCGGAGCGATCGTCGTCGCCGTCGACTATCGTCTGGCCCCGCAGCATCCGTTTCCCGCCGCCGTCGACGACTGCCAGGCCGCCCTCGACTGGGTTTCGGCCAACGCCACGGCGCTTGGAGCCGACCCTGCGCGGCTCGCCGTGTTCGGAGACAGCGCCGGAGGCAACCTCGCCGCCGTACTCAGCCTGCTCGCCCGCGATGACGCGGACTCAGCGGCAGCAGCAACAGCAACGTCCACGTCCACGCCACCGCCACCGGAGGCCACGCGTGGCCTCTCGCCCGGCGCCGCCGCCCCGCGCATCGCGGCCCAGGCGCTCATCTACCCCGTCACAGACACCGTGCTCGACGACGCCTCTATGCGAGCGAACGCCCACAGCCCGGTATTGCACCAGGCCGACATGGCCGCCTTCTTCGACTACTACCTCGGCCCCGATGCCACGTCGGCCGCGAGAGTGGATGCCCGCGCTGCCCCCGCACGAGCATCCACTTTCGCGAACCTGCCTCCGGCGCTCGTGCAGCTCGGCGCCCATGACGTGTTGCACGACCAAGGCCTTTCGTACGCTCGTCAATTGGGCGCAGATGGCACCGAAGTCACGGTGATCACCTACCCTGAGGCTCCGCACGGCTGGGTGACGTATCCGGGCATCCTGCGGGTGGCCACTCGCGCCGCAGACGACCTGGTGGAGTTCTTGCGTCGGCACCTCGGGTGA
- a CDS encoding GNAT family N-acetyltransferase: MTLTVERVTGEASLREFIELPLRLWPADLYVPLLESSIRSWFTGASPHPEPIELVVVRDSGDTGHASATAGGDGGGSNDASHASAPAGEDSGGGRVVARSTVHTDRRLDEKLGEKLLLFGATEFEDDAAAQALFAHLEARATEASASALFGPVSLLPNQSGGVITSGFDQRGFVDSAWNPVWVPSVYESAGFERWGEADTFIVRPGRLSDAPRRPSLDEWQAAGVRLEYGSKRRMRTLIPELLELLNASFAQLPYYTQITAAEMSAATDGLAFLLDERLLLLARDARSHRATAFVLVIPDITEFVQKVRGRLSLPRQLQLLATRARYRREAVLVIQGTDPPRQGQGILSLLTRQLQHNLRERGYSALRSTYIDRDNPASAAAFTRFGGRPLQAYTFYRKAVPRAADSPTTPNEEVTS; this comes from the coding sequence ATGACGCTGACCGTCGAGCGCGTGACGGGCGAGGCGTCGCTGCGCGAATTCATCGAGCTTCCGCTGCGGCTGTGGCCGGCCGACCTCTATGTGCCACTACTGGAGTCGAGCATCCGGTCGTGGTTCACGGGCGCGAGCCCGCATCCGGAGCCCATCGAGCTCGTCGTCGTGCGCGATTCCGGCGACACGGGCCACGCGAGCGCGACGGCCGGCGGAGACGGCGGCGGTAGCAACGACGCGAGCCACGCGAGCGCCCCGGCAGGCGAAGACAGCGGCGGCGGCCGGGTGGTCGCGCGCAGCACCGTGCACACCGACCGCCGTCTCGACGAGAAACTCGGCGAGAAACTGCTGCTGTTCGGAGCGACCGAGTTCGAAGACGACGCCGCAGCCCAGGCGCTGTTCGCCCACCTTGAAGCACGGGCCACCGAGGCCAGCGCTTCAGCACTCTTCGGGCCGGTGTCGCTGTTGCCGAACCAGTCCGGCGGCGTCATCACTTCGGGGTTCGACCAGCGCGGATTCGTCGACTCCGCGTGGAATCCCGTCTGGGTGCCTTCGGTGTACGAGTCCGCAGGCTTTGAGCGCTGGGGCGAGGCCGACACCTTCATCGTGCGCCCCGGCCGGCTCTCCGATGCCCCGCGCAGACCCTCGTTGGACGAGTGGCAGGCGGCCGGGGTGCGCCTCGAATACGGCTCGAAACGCCGCATGCGCACGCTCATCCCCGAGCTGCTCGAGCTGTTGAACGCCTCGTTCGCGCAACTGCCCTACTACACGCAGATCACTGCCGCCGAAATGTCCGCGGCCACCGATGGTCTGGCGTTCTTGCTCGACGAGCGGCTTCTGCTGTTGGCACGGGATGCCCGTTCCCACCGGGCGACCGCGTTCGTGTTGGTCATTCCCGACATCACCGAATTCGTGCAGAAGGTGCGCGGCCGGCTCAGCCTGCCGCGCCAGCTGCAGTTGCTCGCGACGCGCGCGCGGTACCGGCGTGAGGCGGTGCTGGTGATTCAGGGAACGGATCCGCCTCGGCAGGGGCAGGGCATCCTGAGCCTGCTCACGCGGCAACTGCAGCACAACCTGCGCGAGCGCGGGTACTCCGCCCTGCGCAGCACCTACATCGATCGCGACAACCCGGCTTCGGCGGCCGCGTTCACGCGGTTCGGCGGCCGCCCGTTACAGGCGTACACGTTCTATCGAAAGGCCGTGCCGAGGGCTGCCGATAGCCCGACCACGCCCAACGAGGAGGTCACTTCGTGA